In a genomic window of Labeo rohita strain BAU-BD-2019 chromosome 20, IGBB_LRoh.1.0, whole genome shotgun sequence:
- the myoc gene encoding myocilin, with protein sequence MWFLAVLWASCLLVGTHSQGSASFRRANAGSGRCQYTFTVDSPTEATCPAPGSSPEMDALKSRLGLLEALVARLVGGEAVSGSSQGSGSQSGLQDAYNQVMGENAQLQREKQRLDRQVQDLQQRMEELRQEAERLRSRPCMQQPPPRVPQNDNSFRPGSGPALSHLVSRPGNPQGDKSSLRDPAWHYENPGYQELTAVVTEVSAPNSSPNPEGPTDITGCGDLVWVQDPEMHRKADSIAGKYGVWMQDPEAKEPYGPEMVWRIDAVGSEVRQLFGYENMDQLSRGFPTKVLLLPEPMESTGATMYKGSLYYQRRLSRTLLRYDLLSESIAARRDLPHAGFHGQFPYSWGGYTDIDLAVDENGLWVIYSTNKAKGAIVISQLDPHNLEVKGTWETKIRKTSVANAFMICGKMYTIASYTSPNTTVNYMYDTATSQGKTISVPFKNRYRYNSMVDYNPVERKLYAWDNYYMMSYKVRLGKQE encoded by the exons ATGTGGTTTCTGGCTGTGCTGTGGGCTTCTTGCCTGCTGGTGGGCACCCATTCTCAGGGCAGTGCTAGCTTTCGCCGGGCGAATGCCGGGAGTGGTCGTTGCCAGTACACCTTCACGGTGGACAGCCCTACAGAGGCCACTTGTCCAGCACCAGGTTCAAGTCCCGAGATGGATGCCCTGAAATCTCGCCTGGGGCTTCTAGAGGCGCTGGTCGCCCGCCTCGTAGGAGGGGAAGCCGTGTCAGGGTCCTCACAGGGCTCTGGGTCTCAATCAGGCCTCCAGGATGCATACAACCAGGTGATGGGGGAGAACGCCCAGCTCCAGAGAGAGAAGCAAAGACTCGACAGACAGGTTCAAGACCTGCAGCAGAGAATGGAAGAGCTCCGGCAGGAGGCTGAGAGGTTGAGGAGCAGACCCTGCATGCAACAACCTCCTCCAAGAGTGCCGCAAAATGACAACAGCTTCAGACCAGGATCAG GACCTGCACTCTCACACCTGGTATCAAGGCCTGGGAATCCACAAGGAGACAAAAGCAGTTTAAGAG ATCCTGCATGGCATTACGAGAATCCTGGATACCAGGAGCTGACGGCTGTAGTCACTGAGGTTTCTGCCCCAAATTCTTCCCCAAATCCAGAAGGTCCAACGGACATCACAG GCTGTGGTGATCTGGTGTGGGTGCAAGACCCTGAGATGCACCGCAAGGCTGACAGCATTGCTGGTAAATATGGTGTCTGGATGCAAGACCCAGAAGCCAAAGAACCTTACGGTCCAGAGATGGTATGGCGCATTGATGCCGTAGGCTCCGAAGTGCGTCAACTATTCGGGTATGAAAACATGGACCAGCTGTCACGGGGCTTTCCCACTAAAGTCCTCCTCTTGCCAGAGCCTATGGAGAGCACGGGCGCCACCATGTACAAAGGCTCCTTGTACTACCAACGGCGGCTTAGCCGCACCCTTCTAAGATACGATCTGCTCTCTGAGAGCATTGCTGCCCGCCGTGATCTTCCCCATGCTGGCTTCCATGGTCAGTTCCCCTACTCCTGGGGAGGCTACACAGACATTGACCTGGCAGTAGATGAGAATGGTCTATGGGTCATATACAGCACCAACAAAGCCAAGGGCGCTATTGTGATCTCCCAGCTGGACCCTCACAACTTAGAGGTGAAGGGCACCTGGGAGACTAAAATCCGCAAGACATCTGTAGCTAATGCTTTTATGATCTGTGGCAAGATGTATACGATAGCTAGTTACACCTCACCAAACACCACTGTAAATTACATGTATGACACTGCAACCAGCCAGGGTAAAACCATCTCAGTGCCCTTCAAAAACCGCTATCGCTACAACAGCATGGTAGACTACAACCCAGTAGAGAGAAAGCTATATGCTTGGGATAACTACTACATGATGTCTTATAAAGTGAGACTAGGCAAGCAGGAGTAA